A section of the Flavobacteriales bacterium genome encodes:
- a CDS encoding DinB family protein, with product MDRPHLIAQLERHAAVFRDLLKDLSAEEARWRPAPEKWCPLEIICHLHDEEREDFRARLRSTLENPEVPWPTIDPAAWVTGRRYMEKDPTATLDGFLAERGASLSWLRGLDQAPWTNVYIHPKVGPVSCELLLTNWVAHDLHHIRQLINWRYAHLKAHTTVPLDYAGTW from the coding sequence ATGGACCGTCCGCACCTCATCGCCCAGCTCGAACGCCACGCCGCGGTGTTCCGCGACCTGCTCAAGGACCTTTCGGCCGAGGAGGCCCGTTGGAGGCCGGCTCCGGAGAAATGGTGCCCGTTGGAGATCATCTGTCATCTCCACGATGAGGAGCGCGAGGACTTCCGTGCGCGCCTGCGCTCCACGCTGGAGAACCCGGAAGTGCCCTGGCCCACCATCGACCCGGCCGCGTGGGTGACCGGGCGCCGGTACATGGAGAAGGACCCCACCGCGACGCTGGATGGCTTCCTCGCGGAGCGCGGGGCGTCGCTGTCCTGGCTCCGTGGCCTGGATCAGGCGCCCTGGACCAATGTCTACATCCACCCCAAGGTGGGCCCGGTGAGCTGCGAGCTGCTGCTCACCAACTGGGTGGCGCACGACCTGCACCACATCCGCCAGCTCATCAACTGGCGGTATGCCCACCTGAAGGCGCACACGACCGTGCCGCTGGACTACGCCGGCACCTGGTAG
- a CDS encoding GntR family transcriptional regulator, producing MIHTGRVQPLQVRRRTSEGWVLTDDDGTEVLYPHEVLPPDLNDDKRMPVFVYRDAGGRQLASARPPKATVGQFAMFRVIKVGRDGAHLDWGLKPDLVVPLDEQRHPMEEGRWYLVHVVLDTRSDHLFGSTLIEDFLNNDALTVKEGDAVDLIVFGRSDLGLHVIVNGSHQGLVHANEVFKRVSIGDRLTGHVKQIREDHKLDITLQPIGYRQYNDANVDLIVRRLRAGKGFLPFTDKSSTEAIYAEFGISKKAFKKAVGALYRERLVRLEEDGIVWVG from the coding sequence GTGATCCACACCGGCCGTGTACAGCCCTTGCAGGTCCGTCGCCGCACCAGCGAAGGCTGGGTCTTGACCGACGACGATGGGACGGAGGTGCTCTATCCGCACGAGGTCCTTCCGCCGGACCTGAACGACGACAAGCGCATGCCGGTGTTCGTGTACCGGGATGCCGGTGGACGGCAGCTGGCAAGCGCGCGCCCGCCGAAGGCCACCGTGGGGCAGTTCGCCATGTTCCGCGTGATCAAGGTCGGCCGCGATGGCGCGCATCTGGACTGGGGGCTGAAGCCCGACCTGGTGGTCCCCCTTGACGAGCAGCGCCACCCGATGGAGGAAGGCCGTTGGTATCTGGTGCACGTGGTGCTCGACACGCGCAGCGACCATCTCTTCGGCAGCACTCTCATCGAGGACTTCCTGAACAACGACGCGCTCACCGTGAAAGAGGGCGATGCCGTGGACCTGATCGTGTTCGGCCGCAGCGACCTGGGCCTGCACGTGATCGTGAACGGCAGCCACCAGGGGCTGGTGCATGCCAACGAGGTGTTCAAGCGCGTCTCCATCGGCGACAGGCTCACCGGCCACGTGAAGCAGATCCGCGAGGACCACAAGCTCGACATCACGCTGCAGCCCATCGGCTACCGGCAGTACAACGACGCCAACGTGGACCTGATCGTACGGCGGCTCCGCGCGGGGAAAGGCTTCTTGCCCTTCACCGACAAGAGCAGCACCGAGGCCATCTACGCGGAGTTCGGCATCAGCAAGAAGGCGTTCAAGAAGGCTGTCGGGGCCTTGTACCGGGAGCGGCTCGTGCGCCTGGAGGAGGACGGCATCGTGTGGGTGGGCTGA
- a CDS encoding RidA family protein, whose amino-acid sequence MKRSIHLDEKLEGSSPFTAAVEANGFVFISGQIASVKGTRTVITDNITKEAEQVMANIGSILEAAGLTYDDLVKCTIYLTNLQYYTAVSAVYQACFKGDPPARETVGVKELPRGANVEISGIALKR is encoded by the coding sequence ATGAAACGATCGATCCACCTCGACGAGAAGCTGGAAGGTTCCAGCCCCTTCACGGCCGCCGTGGAGGCCAACGGCTTTGTCTTCATCAGCGGCCAGATCGCCTCGGTGAAAGGCACCCGCACGGTCATCACGGACAACATCACCAAGGAGGCCGAACAGGTGATGGCGAACATCGGCTCGATCCTCGAGGCGGCCGGGCTCACCTACGACGACCTGGTGAAGTGCACCATCTACCTCACCAACCTGCAGTACTACACGGCGGTGAGCGCGGTGTACCAGGCGTGCTTCAAAGGCGATCCCCCGGCGCGCGAGACCGTGGGCGTGAAGGAGCTGCCCCGCGGTGCCAACGTGGAGATCAGCGGCATCGCGCTGAAGCGCTGA
- a CDS encoding class I SAM-dependent methyltransferase, whose translation MDHGEQAARIFDRHAARYAATYADISRYAPSLQAFLDLLPQGAGVLELACGPGNVTRHLLQRRPDLKVLGTDLAPAMLDIARTVNPDATFERLDQRAARTLRRRFHGIVCAFGLPYLSAEEAATLITDASAMLHPGGALYLSTMEEAPARSVWEGPSEEERILMHYHAGAALRTAIHQAGLKLRHESRSRYVDAHGKAVTDLMLVAQG comes from the coding sequence ATGGACCACGGTGAGCAGGCCGCACGCATCTTCGACCGCCATGCCGCGCGGTACGCCGCGACGTACGCCGACATCAGCCGGTATGCGCCTTCGCTCCAGGCCTTCCTGGACCTGCTGCCGCAAGGGGCCGGGGTGCTGGAGCTGGCCTGCGGGCCCGGCAACGTCACGCGCCACCTGTTGCAGCGCCGGCCCGACCTGAAGGTGCTGGGCACCGACCTGGCCCCGGCGATGCTGGACATCGCCCGCACGGTGAACCCCGATGCCACCTTCGAGCGGCTGGACCAACGCGCGGCAAGGACGCTGCGCCGGCGGTTCCACGGCATCGTGTGCGCCTTCGGCCTGCCCTACCTGAGCGCGGAGGAGGCCGCGACCTTGATCACGGATGCCTCCGCCATGCTGCATCCCGGCGGCGCCCTCTACCTCAGCACCATGGAGGAGGCCCCCGCCCGCAGCGTGTGGGAAGGTCCGTCGGAGGAAGAGCGCATCCTGATGCACTACCACGCCGGGGCGGCGCTGAGGACCGCGATCCACCAGGCCGGGCTGAAGCTCCGGCACGAGAGCCGCAGCCGCTACGTGGATGCCCACGGGAAGGCGGTCACCGACCTGATGCTGGTGGCGCAGGGCTGA
- a CDS encoding LLM class flavin-dependent oxidoreductase — MEFGLYTFVDHTPDPVTGERISAQERHSHLLEEAELADRLGLDVFAIGEHHREDFIASAPAVLLAAIAARTTRIRLGSAVTVLSSEDPVRVYQQYATLDLLSGGRAEVMAGRGSFTESFPLFGYDLADYDTLFSEKLAMLLEVRKSERLSWKGRHTPTIADRGVYPRAVQEPLPVWVAVGGTPESAVRAAALGLPMTLAIIGGDPARFKPFTDLYRKAWQQAGHPMERFQLGIGSHGFIADSFEEAAELTWPRYAMQMGRIGRERGWGPVGRPQFDFEVSPQGAMLLGDPETVARKIVREHALFGFTRFSLQFSVGSMPHDKLLRCIELYATEVVPRVKAAVGA; from the coding sequence ATGGAGTTCGGCCTCTACACCTTCGTCGATCACACGCCCGATCCGGTGACGGGCGAGCGCATCAGCGCGCAGGAGCGGCACAGCCACCTGCTGGAGGAGGCCGAACTGGCGGACCGGCTGGGGCTGGACGTGTTCGCCATCGGGGAGCACCACCGCGAGGACTTCATCGCCAGCGCCCCCGCCGTGCTGCTCGCCGCCATCGCCGCGCGCACCACCCGCATCCGGCTGGGCAGCGCCGTCACCGTGCTCAGCAGCGAGGACCCCGTGCGGGTGTACCAGCAGTACGCCACGCTCGACCTGCTGAGCGGCGGACGGGCGGAGGTCATGGCCGGGCGCGGCTCCTTCACGGAGTCCTTCCCGCTCTTCGGGTACGACCTGGCCGACTACGACACGCTCTTCAGCGAAAAGCTGGCCATGCTGCTGGAGGTGCGCAAGAGCGAGCGGCTCTCGTGGAAGGGACGGCACACGCCGACCATCGCGGACCGGGGGGTGTACCCGCGCGCCGTGCAGGAGCCGCTGCCCGTGTGGGTGGCCGTGGGCGGCACGCCGGAGAGCGCGGTGCGGGCGGCCGCGCTGGGTCTGCCCATGACGCTGGCCATCATCGGCGGCGACCCCGCGCGCTTCAAGCCCTTCACCGACCTGTACCGCAAGGCCTGGCAACAGGCCGGGCACCCGATGGAGCGCTTCCAGCTGGGCATCGGCTCGCATGGCTTCATCGCGGACAGCTTCGAGGAGGCCGCCGAGCTCACCTGGCCGCGCTACGCCATGCAGATGGGCCGCATCGGTCGCGAGCGCGGCTGGGGCCCGGTGGGCCGTCCGCAGTTCGACTTCGAGGTGTCGCCGCAGGGGGCCATGCTGCTCGGCGACCCCGAGACCGTGGCCCGCAAGATCGTCCGTGAGCATGCGCTCTTCGGCTTCACCCGATTCAGCCTGCAGTTCAGCGTGGGCAGCATGCCGCACGACAAGCTGCTCCGATGCATCGAGCTCTACGCCACCGAGGTGGTGCCGCGCGTGAAGGCCGCGGTGGGGGCGTGA
- a CDS encoding T9SS type A sorting domain-containing protein — translation MRNTLFVLLQFTVPVVLSAQWVPSGMFSSSIHFQACAFHTVDSGLFVYGANNPGPSPSATEGGLILTTNGAQSGGFYLWYEPSTNLEDIDVKLTGGRPLYMAAGHELYNRSIVVRSSSFPAFPLGFDSVRTGVGRYYRAIRMRDDLVAFTGGGDALGNGIIDMSTDSGSTWSNIAVLPGQPVSRLHFVNDLLGFAVTGGYRRLVNNGVLLPDSGAIYRTTDGGLSWAQVHADATAGFSAVAFSSTLNGVTTRNDGLILRTTDGGSTWSPAVNNHTTGELLTGATFRSDGVGFITGYRSDGTEGYVLFSDDGGATWDLNYSTAGLNSARRLYDVRFFDVAHGYAMGQIRPLRSNGVITAVEEENAVGFTLFPNPAHDVVTIEVGGPAEVRVLDAQGRVVRRVTTRDRAIVPLDGLGVGAYVAEVRRAGAVQRRAFLRY, via the coding sequence ATGCGGAACACCCTTTTCGTCCTCCTCCAGTTCACCGTCCCGGTCGTGCTCAGCGCCCAATGGGTGCCGTCCGGCATGTTCTCGTCATCCATCCACTTCCAGGCCTGCGCCTTCCACACCGTGGACAGCGGCCTGTTCGTGTACGGGGCCAACAACCCCGGACCGAGCCCTTCCGCGACCGAAGGAGGCCTCATCCTCACCACCAACGGTGCGCAATCCGGTGGCTTCTACCTCTGGTACGAGCCGTCCACCAACCTGGAGGACATCGACGTGAAGCTCACCGGTGGACGCCCGCTGTACATGGCCGCGGGGCATGAGCTCTACAACCGCAGCATCGTGGTGCGGTCCTCTTCGTTCCCGGCCTTTCCGCTCGGGTTCGACAGTGTGCGCACCGGCGTGGGCCGCTACTACCGGGCCATCCGCATGCGCGATGATCTGGTGGCCTTCACCGGAGGGGGCGATGCCTTGGGCAATGGCATCATCGACATGAGCACCGACAGCGGATCGACCTGGTCCAACATCGCGGTGCTGCCGGGCCAGCCCGTGTCGCGCCTTCACTTCGTGAACGACCTGCTCGGCTTCGCGGTCACCGGTGGCTATCGCAGGCTGGTGAACAACGGCGTGCTTCTGCCCGACAGCGGGGCCATCTACCGCACCACGGATGGAGGCCTCAGCTGGGCTCAGGTGCATGCCGATGCCACCGCCGGATTCAGCGCCGTGGCGTTCAGTTCGACGCTCAACGGCGTGACCACGCGCAACGATGGGCTCATCCTGCGCACCACCGATGGAGGCAGCACCTGGTCGCCGGCCGTGAACAACCACACGACCGGCGAACTCCTCACCGGAGCCACGTTCAGGTCCGACGGGGTGGGGTTCATCACCGGCTACCGCAGCGATGGCACGGAGGGCTACGTCCTGTTCAGCGATGACGGCGGCGCCACCTGGGACCTGAACTACAGCACGGCCGGGCTCAACTCGGCGCGCAGGCTCTACGATGTCCGGTTCTTCGACGTCGCCCACGGGTACGCCATGGGCCAGATCCGTCCCCTGCGCAGCAATGGGGTGATCACAGCGGTGGAGGAGGAGAACGCGGTGGGGTTCACCCTGTTCCCGAACCCGGCGCACGATGTGGTGACCATCGAGGTGGGCGGTCCGGCCGAGGTGCGCGTGCTGGACGCCCAGGGCCGGGTGGTGCGCAGGGTCACGACCCGCGATCGGGCGATCGTTCCCCTGGACGGGTTGGGAGTTGGTGCGTACGTGGCCGAGGTGCGCCGGGCCGGGGCTGTGCAGCGGAGGGCCTTCCTGCGGTACTGA
- a CDS encoding MmcQ/YjbR family DNA-binding protein, translating to MDAATARDRLLALPGVTEHDHFGRPAYRATTAKGKPSPIFLTLWLNDQRAVLMLDAEQQAELHAQHPRVFFPVPNKWGAKGATFMELGGADERLFLLGVQLALAKAGGDRRP from the coding sequence ATGGATGCCGCCACGGCCCGCGACCGGCTGCTCGCCCTGCCCGGGGTCACCGAGCACGACCACTTCGGGCGGCCCGCCTACCGCGCCACCACGGCGAAGGGGAAGCCCTCCCCCATCTTCCTCACCCTCTGGCTGAACGACCAGCGCGCCGTACTGATGCTCGATGCCGAGCAGCAGGCCGAGCTCCACGCGCAGCATCCCCGCGTCTTCTTCCCGGTGCCGAACAAATGGGGCGCCAAGGGCGCCACCTTCATGGAGCTGGGCGGGGCCGACGAACGCCTCTTCCTCCTGGGGGTGCAGCTGGCGCTGGCGAAGGCGGGGGGCGATCGCCGACCTTAG
- a CDS encoding alpha/beta hydrolase fold domain-containing protein: MLRFPRRTALALTTLLTGALLQAQPYTQPLWAVDTVRAITYGWDTTYLGGIDTLKLDLFRPVGDGNASRPLLVAVHGGAWAAGTRQDLWPICQAAAQRGYVAATISYRLRHHVPQNVSISLGVDPCVYLPDSAELLRALYRAQQDLKGAIRFLKGRSAQDSTNACNVFLYGESAGAITSLTAAFLDEEDERPAACGALPAVPDPNLLLGGCHITGLPLTAAQRSRPDLGPVEGDLALNGTDARVAGIAAMYGALPTMALAEDWMQGPDTPAVFLYHQPCDAIVPNGTAPLLRDLSAYCAGGTWWSTHYPWSAGSAVLAPMLGSRSLANIQDAAVCNAVLGQFPFSFNCINVAQNGSFHYVNQAAVVVDSVFKAFSPVIVANEALPCGTDAIADGPPSARALLFPNPAVDALTVVLPEELRTAQARLCDATGRVLRSARMRGGRNLIDVAGLGNGAYILMFEDAPLPAERVIVAR; this comes from the coding sequence ATGCTGCGGTTCCCAAGACGCACGGCGCTTGCGCTCACCACGCTGCTCACGGGCGCCCTCCTCCAGGCCCAGCCGTACACCCAGCCGCTGTGGGCGGTGGATACGGTGCGCGCCATTACCTACGGCTGGGACACGACCTACCTGGGCGGCATCGACACCCTGAAGCTCGACCTCTTCCGGCCGGTGGGCGATGGCAACGCGTCACGGCCGCTGTTGGTCGCCGTGCATGGCGGGGCCTGGGCCGCAGGCACCCGGCAGGACCTGTGGCCCATCTGCCAGGCCGCCGCGCAGCGCGGGTACGTGGCCGCCACCATCAGCTACCGCCTGCGCCACCACGTGCCGCAGAACGTGTCCATCTCGCTGGGCGTGGATCCGTGCGTGTACCTGCCGGACAGCGCGGAACTGCTGCGGGCGCTCTACCGCGCCCAACAGGACCTCAAGGGCGCCATCCGCTTCCTGAAGGGACGCAGCGCCCAGGACAGCACCAACGCCTGCAACGTCTTCCTGTACGGCGAGAGCGCGGGGGCGATCACCAGCCTCACGGCCGCCTTCCTCGACGAGGAGGATGAACGCCCCGCAGCCTGCGGCGCGCTCCCCGCGGTGCCCGATCCGAACCTGCTGCTTGGCGGCTGCCACATCACGGGCCTGCCCCTCACCGCGGCCCAGCGCAGCCGGCCCGACCTGGGGCCGGTGGAGGGCGACCTCGCGCTGAACGGCACCGATGCGCGTGTGGCCGGCATCGCGGCGATGTACGGCGCGCTGCCCACCATGGCCCTTGCGGAGGACTGGATGCAGGGACCCGATACGCCGGCCGTGTTCCTCTACCACCAGCCCTGCGACGCCATCGTGCCGAACGGCACCGCGCCCCTCCTGCGCGACCTCTCCGCCTATTGCGCGGGCGGCACCTGGTGGAGCACACACTACCCCTGGAGCGCGGGGAGCGCGGTGCTGGCGCCGATGCTGGGGTCGAGATCGCTGGCCAACATCCAGGATGCGGCCGTGTGCAACGCCGTGCTCGGGCAGTTCCCCTTCTCCTTCAACTGCATCAATGTGGCGCAGAACGGCTCGTTCCACTACGTGAACCAGGCCGCCGTGGTGGTCGACAGCGTCTTCAAGGCCTTCAGCCCGGTGATCGTGGCGAACGAAGCGCTGCCGTGCGGCACGGACGCCATCGCCGACGGTCCTCCCTCCGCGCGCGCGCTGCTGTTCCCGAACCCAGCGGTGGATGCGCTCACCGTGGTGCTGCCGGAAGAGCTCCGCACGGCGCAGGCCCGGCTGTGCGATGCGACAGGCCGGGTGCTTCGGTCCGCGCGCATGCGGGGCGGCCGGAACCTGATCGATGTGGCGGGTCTTGGCAATGGTGCGTACATCCTGATGTTCGAGGATGCCCCCCTGCCGGCGGAACGGGTCATCGTGGCGCGATAG
- a CDS encoding T9SS type A sorting domain-containing protein, producing the protein MRTIPTLALSISLGLLKAQCPFDPTIQPDPVILCPGAAEVLTTQVYDSYQWYKDGQPIPGAIQQTHAVNSANDAGSSFTVECTLNGCTEMSPPVLVDGWVFLLPFVMHEGDIEYGMGPNGELLFCEGDTLLLTLMPPYDTNIQWTNGGVPIPGANSPTLTVTENGVYTVSGAPSICPNFIQQLGVSIVAEFTPVVQPVIGLDMGWLCATPAGNSYQWYLNGQLLAGADSSCIMAGIPGAYTVFVDYGLPCQVLSEPFGTTTGVGERNDRAEVMVWPNPATNTVRFQWPGTSPATWTVIDAAGRAIQWGEVKAQRTQDIDVSRWPSGSYTLRTVDARHVDERRFVVQR; encoded by the coding sequence ATGCGCACGATCCCGACCCTTGCCCTCTCCATCAGCCTCGGCCTCCTGAAGGCCCAATGCCCCTTTGACCCCACCATCCAGCCGGATCCGGTGATCCTGTGCCCCGGCGCGGCGGAGGTGCTCACCACCCAGGTGTACGACAGCTACCAGTGGTACAAGGATGGCCAGCCGATACCCGGCGCGATCCAGCAGACCCATGCGGTGAACTCGGCCAACGACGCCGGCTCCAGCTTCACGGTGGAATGCACCCTGAACGGCTGCACCGAGATGTCGCCACCCGTGCTCGTGGACGGTTGGGTCTTCCTGCTGCCCTTCGTGATGCACGAGGGCGACATCGAATACGGCATGGGGCCGAACGGCGAGTTGCTGTTCTGCGAGGGCGATACATTGCTGCTGACGCTGATGCCGCCCTACGACACCAACATCCAATGGACCAATGGCGGTGTGCCGATCCCCGGCGCGAACAGCCCCACGCTCACCGTCACGGAGAACGGGGTGTACACGGTGAGCGGGGCCCCGTCCATCTGCCCGAACTTCATCCAGCAGCTGGGCGTGAGCATCGTGGCGGAGTTCACACCGGTCGTGCAGCCGGTGATCGGCCTGGACATGGGCTGGTTGTGCGCCACCCCGGCAGGCAACAGCTATCAATGGTATCTGAACGGCCAGCTGCTGGCCGGTGCGGACAGCAGCTGCATCATGGCGGGCATACCGGGGGCCTACACGGTCTTCGTGGACTACGGCCTGCCCTGCCAGGTGCTGTCCGAGCCCTTCGGAACGACCACGGGTGTCGGCGAGCGCAACGACCGGGCGGAGGTGATGGTGTGGCCGAACCCGGCCACGAACACAGTCCGTTTCCAATGGCCGGGAACCTCACCGGCCACCTGGACGGTGATCGACGCCGCTGGTCGCGCCATCCAATGGGGCGAGGTGAAGGCCCAACGCACGCAGGACATCGACGTGAGCCGTTGGCCTTCGGGCAGCTACACGCTGAGGACGGTGGATGCCCGGCATGTGGACGAACGCCGGTTCGTGGTACAGCGGTAG
- a CDS encoding transporter has product MKRLFLAVALLSASPLLACDVCGLFLGIQPKDRSTTVGLFYRFRQLDGVLGTAALQKHGGHGATTGVEEHYTELYQVIELRGDVWFGERFAVMASVPLVNNYQGVDGYARADLYGLGDPFVLARYVVANTRGLTDSPRTVHRFTVGLGAKVPVGATDRTYAGSEVGHDLQPGTGSWDGLASAEYLVRRQRWGGSLAVTGRVNTTGADAHRMGHGLSATAEGFHQLPIGAFTLAPSLGLYAEHSGMDRQNDLKVPGTGANTLFTHVGSRVWWRNWMLTVNHQYAVARSTGEWMVPNRQRAIVGITYAFN; this is encoded by the coding sequence ATGAAACGTCTGTTCCTGGCGGTGGCGCTCCTGAGCGCGTCCCCGCTCCTGGCCTGCGATGTGTGCGGCCTCTTCCTGGGCATCCAGCCGAAGGACCGCAGCACCACCGTCGGCCTTTTCTATCGCTTCCGCCAGCTCGATGGTGTGCTGGGCACCGCTGCGTTGCAGAAGCACGGCGGCCACGGCGCAACCACCGGTGTTGAAGAGCACTACACCGAGCTCTATCAGGTGATTGAGCTCCGCGGCGATGTGTGGTTCGGCGAACGCTTCGCCGTGATGGCCTCGGTGCCGCTGGTGAACAACTACCAGGGCGTGGACGGCTACGCACGCGCCGACCTGTACGGGCTGGGCGACCCCTTCGTGCTGGCCCGCTACGTGGTGGCGAACACGCGTGGGCTCACTGACAGCCCTCGCACGGTGCATCGCTTCACCGTGGGGCTTGGCGCAAAGGTGCCCGTGGGCGCCACGGACCGCACCTATGCCGGGTCGGAGGTGGGCCACGACCTGCAACCTGGAACAGGCAGCTGGGACGGGCTCGCTTCAGCCGAGTACCTGGTGCGCCGGCAGCGCTGGGGCGGAAGTCTGGCCGTCACGGGCCGCGTCAACACGACCGGCGCCGACGCCCATCGCATGGGGCACGGCCTCTCGGCCACCGCCGAAGGCTTCCATCAGCTGCCGATCGGGGCCTTCACCCTGGCGCCGTCCCTGGGCCTGTACGCCGAACATTCCGGCATGGACCGGCAGAACGACCTCAAGGTGCCCGGCACGGGCGCCAACACCCTCTTCACCCACGTGGGATCCCGCGTGTGGTGGCGCAACTGGATGTTGACGGTGAACCATCAGTACGCCGTGGCCCGTTCCACCGGCGAATGGATGGTCCCCAACAGGCAGCGCGCGATCGTCGGGATCACGTACGCATTCAACTGA
- a CDS encoding beta-ketoacyl synthase chain length factor, which produces MKRPVHIREASAIGPQPVFDTDRLERVTAYTTHPLKAVVPELRRYVDPVRGRRMEKVAKIGLGTALNALDRAGGASPEAIIVGTGLGCMESTERFFVPLLHNNEDVPNPTAFIQSTHNNVAGQIALATRCTGYNYTYLHRGISFTTALLDGWMQVGLEGRSTVLVGGAESITPDYYLVQRRSGIWKQHDVPNLEVLRATDGGALCGEGAAFFVLGDSPGPGTSVRVVDVDVSYRGGPEPLRDRVQAFLQRNGLTADRIDLLMTGRNGDGPQDGAYAPVEADLPQATHAAYKHLCGEFFTANAFGLWLLWSGLRTGHLPAEAVLRAGPTAPRWGLLVDHFQRTDHSLVLLERTGP; this is translated from the coding sequence ATGAAGCGTCCGGTCCACATCCGCGAGGCCTCGGCCATCGGCCCCCAACCGGTGTTCGATACGGACCGCCTGGAGCGGGTGACCGCGTACACGACCCATCCGCTGAAGGCCGTGGTGCCGGAGCTGCGCCGCTATGTGGACCCCGTGCGCGGGCGGCGCATGGAAAAGGTGGCGAAGATCGGGCTGGGCACCGCGCTCAACGCCCTGGATCGCGCCGGCGGCGCGTCTCCCGAGGCCATCATCGTGGGTACGGGCCTCGGATGCATGGAAAGCACCGAGCGCTTCTTCGTGCCCCTGCTGCACAACAATGAGGACGTGCCGAACCCCACGGCCTTCATCCAGAGCACGCACAACAACGTGGCGGGGCAGATCGCCCTGGCCACCCGCTGCACCGGCTACAACTACACCTACCTGCACCGCGGCATCTCCTTCACCACCGCCCTGCTCGATGGATGGATGCAGGTGGGCTTGGAGGGGCGCAGCACCGTGCTGGTGGGCGGCGCCGAGAGCATCACGCCCGATTACTACCTGGTGCAGCGCCGCAGCGGCATCTGGAAGCAGCACGATGTGCCCAACCTGGAGGTGCTGCGCGCCACCGACGGCGGGGCCCTCTGTGGCGAAGGGGCCGCCTTCTTCGTACTTGGCGATTCACCCGGTCCCGGCACGTCCGTGCGCGTGGTGGACGTGGACGTCAGCTACCGCGGCGGGCCGGAGCCCCTGCGCGACCGTGTGCAGGCCTTCCTCCAGCGCAACGGCCTCACCGCCGACCGCATCGACCTGCTGATGACCGGCCGCAACGGCGATGGGCCACAGGACGGCGCCTATGCGCCGGTGGAGGCCGACCTGCCGCAGGCCACCCACGCGGCCTACAAACACCTCTGCGGCGAGTTCTTCACCGCCAATGCCTTCGGGCTGTGGCTGTTGTGGTCGGGCCTGCGCACAGGCCACCTGCCCGCCGAGGCCGTGCTGCGCGCAGGCCCCACGGCGCCACGCTGGGGCCTGCTGGTGGATCATTTCCAGCGGACGGACCACAGCCTGGTCCTGTTGGAGCGCACCGGTCCATAA